TGGTGGCGGTGCGGGGATGGTCGGGACCGAGGGTTTTTTCATAAATAGCCAAGGCCCGTTGATAGAGGGGCTTGGCCTGCCCATAGTGTCCCTGACTATCGTACAGCCCCGCCAGGTTATTGAGGCTGGTGGCAGTGTGGGGATGGTCGGGGCCGAGGGCCTGTTCACAAATAGCCAAGGCCCGCCGGTAGAGGGGCTCGGCCTGCCCATAGTCTCCCTGGGCCTTGTACAGCCCCGCCAGGTTATTGAGGCTTCGAGCAGTGTCGGGATGGTCGGGGCCGAGGACCTGTTCACAAATAGCCAAGGCCCGTTGATAGAGGGGCTCGGCCTCGGCATAGCGCCCCTGGGCGCGATACAATTCCGCCAGGTTATTGAGGCTGGTGGCAGTATCGGGATGGTCGGGGCCGAGGATCTGTTCACGAATAGCCAAGGCCCGTTGGTAGAGGGGTTCGACTAACGAATACCGGGCCGCTTCGTAAAAGACAGTTGTCCGTTGGTTAATCCATGCGGCCGCCTCCTGGGGATCGGTCATATCCCGGTGGTAAAAAGCTTCGACTAACGCGATTTCATGGGCTGGCTGAAGGTCTTTGGGGGATTCGGGTTGGCATCGCGCGTCATAATAGGTAAACGCAAAGTCATGGATCTTTTTTTGAAGCGCTGGCTCCAAGCTCTCCAGAAGATGCGCTTGCATCAGCGAATGCAAGCGATACCGCTCGCCGCTTTCTGGCGCTACAAAAGAGTAGCGTACAAAATTAAAGAATTCAGTGGGAGGAAAGCCCGTCTGGAACGCTCGGACGAGCGCTTCCAATAGCTCAAAGTCAAAGGAGCGGACCACCGATAACACCTTGAGGGTGGCTTGTTCTTCGCCTGCCCGATAGCGTAAAAATCGCGCCAGAATCGCTTGCTTTGTCTGGCCAAAGTGCTCCGGTTGAGGTGTTGCGCCGTCAGCCACTAAATCGAGATAGTGCTCCACTTCCAGGTCGAGATAAAACGGATGGCCCTCGGCCGCTTGGATAATGGTCTGGCGCACGGCCTCCTCTTCTATCGGAATTTGGCGCAAAAACGTGTCGGCATCCTCATCAGTAAGCGGCGCAAGGGGGGGCTGATGGTGAAGACATCCCCGCCACGCATCGGGTTCATGGGTATCCCAGGTGAGTTTCTCTCTTGCGAAGACCACAAACAGCACGCCGGGGGCGCTCGCGACCAGCTCCCGCGCCCAGGCATCCACCTCCCAGCGGGCGCCCTGGGTGAAGGTTTCCCATAAGGCGTCATAGGTATCTAAAAAAACAATGAGCTGTTTTGCCCTTTGCCGGCGCTGATAGCCGCATAAATCGAGGCCGAGGTAATAAGGAAGGCGGTCGAGAATCTCCGTGGGGCTGAAGGTTTCCAAACCCCTGAGGGCGGGACGATAGCGGTTATCAAAATCGCGCATTCGTTGGCGCACCCAATTCAGCGCTATCATGGTAAGGCCAATGCCCGCCGGTAAGGCTTCCGCGTAGCTACTCGCCGACTCCAGAGCGTGGGCAAAAACCCCTTCCTTATCGGTGAGCAAATCCCGATGGGTGTCCTGAAATTTTAAATGCGGGTAAGCTTGCTGCCAGTAATGGGCAAAGGCGACATCGAAAGCGGGAAACTCTATTTTTCCCGAGCGCCGGAGCGAGCGGCGTAATTCGAGAAGAATCCGGTCGGGCGTAGGCAGGTGCGTGTCCGCTAAATCCACGTGGCCCCAAAGCGCGGCACGGGGCGTCTCTTCCTCCAGGATTTGCCTAAATTTCTTCCCCAGGGCTGTTTTGCCCTGCCCGCCAACGCCATGGAACGTCAGCACATCATGCTGGTCGGGTGCGAGGGCCTGGCGGGCCGCTTGAAAGGCTTTAATCGGCCCATCCCGATTGGTAAACTGCTTGTTCGCCGCGGGCCGGTTGGGGTGCGGGCCGTATCGAGAGGTCGGGGGCATCGCGTTATTCAGTCAACTTTAAGTTAATTCTAAAATAACATAGGCATAAAACCCCCTCCATGCCTGATCTCCCTTATCAAGTCTGCTGCCGTTGTTTAAACTGCCCCTCAATGGCAGCTTTCTCCTGGGCCAAGACCCGATTTTCGTTTTGCAGCCCTTCTATTTTGTCCTGAGCGTTTTGAAGTGCCGCGCTCAAGGCCGCCACCTTCTCTTGCACCCTTGCCTTTTGCTTTTCTGCCTCAAGGAACGCCTTTTCCTGAGCATCCAGCTTAGTGATGACCTCTTGATGGGTCTGGGCTAAGACTTGGTACCGCCCCTCCCCTTCTGCCCACTGGCGCTGGGTTTGTTCAAGCTTCTGCTGCAATTGCCCTCCTTGTTCATGGAGAGAGGCGTTCTCCGCTCGTAGCTGATCTCGCTCCGCCTGGAGCTGGGCTTGGTCCTTCTCTAGCTGCGTGCAGCTCGCCTGGAGCAGGTGGCGTTCGGCCCGATTCTCTTTTAAAATCTGCTCCAGGCGTCGATTCTGCCGCTCAAAATCGGCCCGCTCCTGTTCCCGCTGCTGACGCGCCGCTTCCCGGTAATGCTCCAAATTAGTCTGAGCCTGGGTGAGCTGTTGTTTGAGGTCTTGCGCCACCTGGGTACGGTCTTCTAACCGTTCCCGCAAGCCCTCCGCCTCGGCCTGTAGGGTAAGCTGAGCCCGCTGCGTTTCCTCCAGTGCGATGTTTAAGGTTTCTTTTTCTTCGAGGAGGCGTTGGTAGGCCGCCTGTTGTCGATTAACCTCCTTTTCTAACGCTTGTTGATGCGCTTCCGCTGCCGCTTGCGCCTGCCGAGCCGCTTCCACCTGGGCTTGCGTTTCTTCCTTCACGGTGTCGATCTGGCTTTGGGCCTGCTGCTGCAGGCTCTCGTAGAGCCCTTTGACCACCGCCACCAACGCCGCGGGCAAGCCCGTCTCGGCCTCACTCACCCGCTCTGCCTGTTGAGCCTTCCACTGTTTCAGCAGTGGGCCAATCGTACTTTTACTGCCGGTGCCGAGCACCGCCCGCACCCCATCCACCGTGGGGGGTTGGCCTTGATGGGTAAGCGTGGTGGCAACTTCGGCCACCTCACGATAGGTCACGCCGGGGCGGGCCA
This sequence is a window from Nitrosococcus oceani ATCC 19707. Protein-coding genes within it:
- a CDS encoding tetratricopeptide repeat protein, giving the protein MPPTSRYGPHPNRPAANKQFTNRDGPIKAFQAARQALAPDQHDVLTFHGVGGQGKTALGKKFRQILEEETPRAALWGHVDLADTHLPTPDRILLELRRSLRRSGKIEFPAFDVAFAHYWQQAYPHLKFQDTHRDLLTDKEGVFAHALESASSYAEALPAGIGLTMIALNWVRQRMRDFDNRYRPALRGLETFSPTEILDRLPYYLGLDLCGYQRRQRAKQLIVFLDTYDALWETFTQGARWEVDAWARELVASAPGVLFVVFAREKLTWDTHEPDAWRGCLHHQPPLAPLTDEDADTFLRQIPIEEEAVRQTIIQAAEGHPFYLDLEVEHYLDLVADGATPQPEHFGQTKQAILARFLRYRAGEEQATLKVLSVVRSFDFELLEALVRAFQTGFPPTEFFNFVRYSFVAPESGERYRLHSLMQAHLLESLEPALQKKIHDFAFTYYDARCQPESPKDLQPAHEIALVEAFYHRDMTDPQEAAAWINQRTTVFYEAARYSLVEPLYQRALAIREQILGPDHPDTATSLNNLAELYRAQGRYAEAEPLYQRALAICEQVLGPDHPDTARSLNNLAGLYKAQGDYGQAEPLYRRALAICEQALGPDHPHTATSLNNLAGLYDSQGHYGQAKPLYQRALAIYEKTLGPDHPRTATSLNNLAALYDTQGDYARIEPLYQRALVIHEKTCGPDHPRTATSLNNLAGLYKDQGSYAQAEPFYQRALSICEKNLGPDHPDTHTVRQNYQALLAAMGQQK
- a CDS encoding DNA-binding protein codes for the protein MARPGVTYREVAEVATTLTHQGQPPTVDGVRAVLGTGSKSTIGPLLKQWKAQQAERVSEAETGLPAALVAVVKGLYESLQQQAQSQIDTVKEETQAQVEAARQAQAAAEAHQQALEKEVNRQQAAYQRLLEEKETLNIALEETQRAQLTLQAEAEGLRERLEDRTQVAQDLKQQLTQAQTNLEHYREAARQQREQERADFERQNRRLEQILKENRAERHLLQASCTQLEKDQAQLQAERDQLRAENASLHEQGGQLQQKLEQTQRQWAEGEGRYQVLAQTHQEVITKLDAQEKAFLEAEKQKARVQEKVAALSAALQNAQDKIEGLQNENRVLAQEKAAIEGQFKQRQQT